In one window of Lepus europaeus isolate LE1 chromosome 14, mLepTim1.pri, whole genome shotgun sequence DNA:
- the LOC133773798 gene encoding 26S proteasome regulatory subunit 4-like — protein sequence MGQSQNGGHGPGGGKKDDKDKKKKYEPPVPTRVGKKKKKTKGPDAASKLPLVTPHTQCRLKLLKLERIKDYLLMEEEFIRNQEQMKPLEEKQEEERSKVDDLRGTPMSVGTLEEIIDDNHAIVSTSVGSEHYVSILSFVDKDLLEPGCSVLLNHKVHAVIGVLMDDTDPLVTVMKVEKAPQETYADIEELDNQIQEIKESVELPLTHPEYYEEMGIKPPKGVILYGPPGTGKTLLAKAVANQTLATFLRVVGSELIQKYLGDGPKLVQELFHVAEEHAPSIVFIDEIDAIGTKRYDSNSGGEREIQRTMLELLNQLDGFDSRGDVKVIMATNRIETLDPALIRPGRIDRKIEFPLPDEKTKKRIFQIHRSRMTLADDVTLDDLIMAKDDLSGADIKAICTEAGLMALRERRMKVTNEDFKKSKENVL from the coding sequence ATGGGTCAGAGTCAAAACGGCGGTCACGGGCCTGGAGGTGGCAAGAAGGATGACAAggacaagaagaagaaatatgaaCCTCCTGTACCAACCAGAGtggggaaaaagaagaagaaaacaaagggacCAGATGCTGCCAGCAAACTGCCACTGGTGACACCTCACACTCAGTGCCGGCTGAAACTACTGAAGTTAGAGAGGATTAAAGACTATCTTCTCATGGAAGAAGAATTCATTAGAAATCAGGAACAAATGAAACCattggaagaaaagcaggaggaggagagatcAAAGGTGGATGACCTGAGAGGGACCCCGATGTCGGTGGGAACCCTGGAAGAGATCATCGATGACAACCACGCCATCGTGTCTACATCTGTGGGGTCGGAACACTACGTCAGCATCCTTTCCTTCGTGGACAAAGATCTGCTGGAACCAGGCTGCTCCGTCCTGCTCAACCACAAGGTGCATGCTGTGATCGGGGTGCTGATGGATGACACGGATCCCCTGGTCACAGTGATGAAGGTGGAAAAGGCCCCTCAGGAGACCTATGCTGATATTGAGGAGTTGGACAACCAGATCCAGGAGATTAAGGAATCTGTGGAGCTTCCTCTAACTCACCCAGAATATTATGAAGAAATGGGAATAAAGCCCCCTAAGGGAGTCATTCTCTATGGTCCACCTGGCACAGGTAAAACCTTATTGGCCAAAGCAGTGGCAAACCAAACCTTGGCCACTTTCCTGAGAGTGGTTGGCTCTGAGCTTATTCAGAAGTACCTAGGAGACGGGCCCAAGCTCGTCCAAGAACTGTTCCACGTTGCTGAAGAACACGCACCTTCCATTGTGTTTATTGATGAAATTGATGCCATTGGGACAAAAAGATACGACTCAAATTCTGGCGGCGAGCGAGAAATTCAGAGAACGATGCTGGAACTGTTGAACCAGCTGGATGGATTTGATTCCAGAGGAGACGTGAAAGTTATTATGGCCACAAACCGAATAGAAACTTTGGATCCAGCACTTATCAGACCAGGCCGCATTGACAGGAAGATCGAGTTCCCGCTGCCTGATGAAAAGACCAAGAAGCGCATCTTCCAAATTCACAGGAGCAGGATGACGCTGGCCGACGACGTAACTCTGGACGACTTGATCATGGCTAAGGACGACCTCTCGGGTGCTGACATCAAGGCAATCTGCACAGAAGCTGGTCTCATGGCCTTGAGAGAACGCAGAATGAAAGTAACAAATGAAGACTTCAAAAAATCGAAAGAGAATGTCCTTTAG